A genomic window from Vitis riparia cultivar Riparia Gloire de Montpellier isolate 1030 chromosome 18, EGFV_Vit.rip_1.0, whole genome shotgun sequence includes:
- the LOC117907912 gene encoding disease resistance protein RUN1-like: MASSDTSSFPGRRDVFLSFRGEDTRFNFTDHLYSALRTKGINTFRDDEGLERGGEIQPSLLEAIEDSMISVVVFSESYAYSKWCLDELDKIMQCSREKGQKVLPIFYHVDPSDVRNQTGSFEEAFARYGNVTEERVLSWRAALTQASDLSGWHVRDGYVI, translated from the coding sequence ATGGCTTCTTCAGACACCTCTTCTTTTCCAGGGAGACGGGATGTGTTTTTGAGCTTTAGAGGGGAAGATACCCGCTTCAATTTTACGGATCATCTTTATTCGGCTTTGAGGACGAAGGGCATCAACACCTTCAGAGATGATGAAGGACTTGAAAGAGGAGGAGAGATTCAACCTTCACTCTTGGAAGCTATTGAAGATTCAATGATTTCTGTGGTCGTTTTTTCGGAAAGCTATGCTTATTCAAAATGGTGCTTGGATGAGCTTGATAAGATCATGCAGTGCAGCAGAGAAAAGGGCCAAAAAGTTCTACCAATTTTCTACCATGTGGATCCGTCTGATGTGCGGAATCAAACGGGAAGTTTTGAAGAAGCATTTGCAAGATACGGAAACGTCACTGAGGAGAGGGTGCTGTCATGGAGGGCGGCACTGACCCAAGCCAGCGATCTGTCTGGATGGCATGTGCGGGATGGGTATGTTATATAA
- the LOC117905653 gene encoding uncharacterized protein LOC117905653 codes for MSSEIDKELNGDSMLMHKSRHIHCDSVETLTVDGENGPRFQNESLEGYKVHDWNMNETAINEEDYRMNTNPNSDKQVTQIGSFRTGSAQSAEILTMIDTSDGFIHDNPTIIEDVANERQNMMQQPIVSGISDDHLEEHQIYSRKKELQKKLYMMALKRKFEFKTTKSTTKLLLVECFDKECKWRVRATKLGISNMFQIMKFYSTHTCRLDMMSRDNRHASSWLIGESIRETYQGVGCEFRPKDIVAYIRKQYGIQISYDKAWRAKELALGFIRGSPEESYNTLPSYCYVLKQKNPGTITDIVTDCDNQFKYFFVSIGASLAGFHTSIRPVVAVDGTFLKAKYLGTLFIAACKDGNNQIYPLAFGIGDSENDASWEWLLQKLHDALGHINDLFVISDRHGSIEKAVHKVFPHARHGVCTYHVGQNLKTKFKNPAIHKLFHDATHAYRVSEFNFIFGQLEMIDPRAARYLMDIGVDRWARSYSIGKRYNIMMTGIVESLNVVLKNARDLPVLQLVEELRNLLQKWFVTRQQQAMSMSTELTMWADGELRSRYNMSATYLVEPIILLK; via the coding sequence ATGTCTTCTGAGATTGATAAAGAATTGAATGGGGACTCAATGTTGATGCATAAAAGTAGACACATTCATTGTGATTCAGTTGAAACTCTCACTGTTGATGGTGAAAATGGACCAAGATTTCAAAATGAGTCACTTGAAGGATATAAAGTTCATGATTGGAACATGAATGAGACTGCAATTAATGAGGAGGATTATAGAATGAATACTAACCCTAATAGTGATAAGCAAGTGACCCAAATTGGCTCATTCAGAACTGGTTCAGCTCAGAGTGCAGAAATTTTGACCATGATTGATACAAGTGATGGGTTCATACATGACAATCCCACTATAATCGAAGATGTAGCAAATGAAAGACAAAACATGATGCAACAACCTATAGTTAGTGGAATTAGTGATGACCATCTAGAAGAACACCAAATTTACTCACGTAAGAAAGAATTACAAAAGAAGTTGtatatgatggctctgaaaaggaagtttgagttcaaaacaactaaatccACTACTAAGTTATTGCTTgttgaatgttttgataaagaatGCAAGTGGCGAGTTCGTGCTACCAAGTTGGGGATTTCCAAtatgtttcaaataatgaaattctaTTCAACACACACTTGTCGGTTAGATATGATGTCTCGTGACAATCGACATGCAAGTAGTTGGTTGATTGGTGAGAGTATAAGAGAAACATATCAAGGGGTTGGTTGTGAATTTCGACCAAAAGACATTGTAGCATACATTCGAAAGCAGTATGGCATTCAAATCAGTTATGATAAGGCGTGGAGAGCCAAAGAACTTGCTCTAGGTTTTATTAGGGGATCACCTGAGGAGTCTTATAACACTTTACCATCCTATTGCTATgttttaaagcaaaaaaatccTGGTACCATTACTGATATAGTTACTGATTgtgataatcaattcaaatacttttttgtGTCGATTGGTGCATCTCTTGCTGGGTTTCACACATCAATAAGGCCTGTGGTTGCAGTTGATGGGacatttttgaaagcaaagtaCTTAGGGACTTTATTTATTGCAGCATGTAAAGATGGCAACAATCAGATATACCCTTTAGCCTTTGGGATTGGTGATTCAGAAAATGATGCCTCATGGGAGTGGCTTTTACAAAAACTACATGATGCACTTGGACACATTAATGATTTGTTTGTGATATCAGATCGACATGGTAGCATTGAGAAAGCAGTACATAAAGTATTTCCCCATGCGAGGCATGGTGTCTGCACTTATCACGTTGGACAAAATTTAAAGACAAAGTTCAAGAATCCTGCAATTCATAAGTTGTTCCATGATGCTACCCATGCTTATCGTGTTTcagagtttaattttatatttgggcaACTAGAGATGATTGACCCAAGAGCAGCAAGATATTTGATGGATATAGGTGTTGATCGATGGGCACGTTCATATTCTATCGGAAAGAGATATAATATAATGATGACAGGGATCGTTGAAAGCCTTaatgttgtgttgaaaaatgcTAGAGATCTTCCGGTTTTGCAATTGGTTGAAGAATTGAGAAActtacttcaaaaatggtttgtgactcGTCAACAACAAGCAATGTCAATGTCAACTGAACTTACCATGTGGGCTGATGGAGAACTTCGTTCTAGGTATAATATGTCAGCAACATATCTAGTGGAACCTATCATATTGCTCAAGTGA